The proteins below are encoded in one region of Chitinophagales bacterium:
- a CDS encoding DUF4294 domain-containing protein: MKTLKNITTIIAAFLIANISQAQEGYDYSDNIRVLYGRVFNGDTIPMVTVPEVQVTYYKFKDQKEEYWYNYYLKRVKKVYPYYQIANQVVDELEYEKNNSNKRGYNKYKKNRKQELMKEFEKELRDLKVSEGKVLVKMINRETGINFYDLIKEYNSGIKAWTYNIVANRYDYDLKEVYDPNKEENRMLELAIKQVLDNN; the protein is encoded by the coding sequence ATGAAAACCTTAAAAAATATAACAACCATCATTGCCGCTTTTCTAATTGCAAATATTAGCCAAGCTCAAGAAGGATATGATTATTCTGATAACATTAGAGTACTTTACGGTAGAGTTTTTAATGGCGATACCATTCCTATGGTTACTGTGCCAGAAGTGCAAGTAACTTACTATAAATTTAAAGACCAAAAAGAAGAATATTGGTACAACTACTATTTGAAAAGGGTAAAAAAAGTATATCCTTACTACCAAATTGCCAACCAAGTGGTAGATGAATTGGAATACGAAAAAAACAACTCTAATAAAAGAGGCTACAATAAATACAAGAAAAACCGTAAGCAAGAGTTGATGAAAGAGTTTGAAAAAGAACTTAGAGATTTAAAAGTTTCAGAAGGTAAAGTACTGGTTAAAATGATAAACAGAGAAACGGGTATCAATTTTTACGACTTAATTAAAGAATACAACTCTGGCATTAAAGCGTGGACATATAATATAGTAGCCAATAGATATGACTATGACCTTAAAGAAGTTTACGACCCTAATAAGGAAGAAAACAGAATGCTTGAATTAGCTATTAAGCAGGTATTAGATAATAATTAG
- a CDS encoding glycosyltransferase family 9 protein, which produces MKILILRFSSIGDIVLTSPVLRCVKEQVPDVRIHYATKKSYAGIVASNPYVDKVHALDKDIKELIVELSRENFDLIIDLHNNVRTQIIKFRLRIKSKTVNKLNFEKWLLTQFKIDKLPKYNHIVDRYLYTAKTLGVKNDSKGLDFFIPKKDEIKVSEMFLEVGDNYIAIAIGAKFFTKRLPYTKIIEICNKLNQPIILLGGLEDLARGEEIVRHTTNQQVVTACGKLNLNQSAWVVKQAQLLITHDTGLMHIGAAFNKNMITIWGNTVPELGMYPYMDKENYKIIQVEDLSCKPCSKIGYKECPKKHFKCMNDINTDEIVKQANYYLIPA; this is translated from the coding sequence ATGAAAATACTGATATTGCGATTTAGCTCTATTGGCGATATTGTACTAACATCGCCTGTGCTTAGGTGCGTAAAAGAACAAGTACCTGATGTAAGAATACATTATGCCACTAAAAAATCTTATGCAGGAATTGTGGCATCTAACCCTTATGTAGATAAAGTACACGCTTTAGATAAAGATATTAAGGAACTTATTGTAGAATTGAGCAGAGAGAATTTTGATTTAATTATTGATTTGCACAATAATGTACGTACTCAAATTATTAAATTTAGATTAAGAATAAAGAGTAAAACGGTAAATAAACTCAATTTTGAAAAATGGTTGCTCACACAGTTTAAAATAGACAAACTGCCTAAGTACAACCATATAGTAGATAGATATTTATACACAGCTAAAACTTTAGGAGTAAAAAACGATAGCAAAGGTTTAGACTTTTTTATTCCTAAAAAAGATGAAATTAAGGTAAGCGAGATGTTCCTAGAAGTGGGAGATAATTATATAGCTATAGCTATTGGAGCTAAATTTTTCACTAAAAGATTGCCTTACACAAAAATTATAGAGATTTGCAATAAGCTAAATCAGCCTATTATACTTTTAGGTGGCTTAGAAGATTTAGCACGAGGAGAGGAGATAGTTAGGCATACAACCAATCAGCAAGTTGTTACGGCTTGTGGCAAATTAAATTTGAACCAATCGGCATGGGTAGTAAAACAAGCTCAGCTTTTAATAACCCACGATACCGGCTTAATGCACATAGGAGCGGCATTTAATAAAAATATGATTACTATATGGGGAAATACTGTGCCCGAACTGGGAATGTATCCATATATGGATAAAGAGAATTATAAAATAATTCAAGTAGAAGATTTAAGTTGTAAACCTTGCTCTAAAATAGGCTATAAGGAATGCCCTAAAAAACATTTTAAATGTATGAATGATATTAATACAGATGAAATTGTAAAACAGGCTAATTATTATCTAATACCTGCTTAA
- a CDS encoding heavy-metal-associated domain-containing protein, with translation MRMFKNLLLVVVTSLTLFSCSQKSCDKNAKHNEEEVAVEKVAVTPNDEAKLAISGMVCEIGCAGLIEKELNDMAGVAVADVVYEDSTATVSFDNNVVTKDEIISMVNNIANHQYSATVLSETSAE, from the coding sequence ATGAGAATGTTTAAAAATCTATTGTTAGTTGTTGTTACTTCTTTAACTTTATTTTCATGTTCGCAAAAGTCTTGCGATAAAAATGCAAAGCACAATGAAGAAGAAGTGGCGGTAGAAAAAGTAGCCGTTACGCCTAATGATGAAGCAAAGCTGGCTATTAGTGGCATGGTGTGCGAAATAGGCTGTGCAGGATTGATAGAAAAAGAACTAAACGATATGGCCGGTGTGGCAGTAGCAGATGTAGTTTATGAAGATAGCACGGCTACCGTATCTTTTGATAATAATGTAGTAACAAAAGACGAAATAATATCTATGGTAAATAATATAGCCAACCACCAATACTCCGCTACCGTTTTAAGTGAAACAAGTGCCGAGTAA
- a CDS encoding MBL fold metallo-hydrolase: MKIKFCGAAGTVTGSSHLITLDDGFKILLDCGLYQGNESKYENFNYTWAFNPAEIDVLILSHAHIDHCGRIPKFVADGYNKDIICTHATRNLANIMLLDSGYIQEKDVSYINERRKRKGLPSVEPLYTVAEAKKCAENFVGIGYNKWHSIHKNVEVKFVDAGHILGSASVTLRIKQEDGSYKTIGFSGDIGRPHRPILRDPQLMPQVDYLICESTYGGEEHSSLPNDKTDLLRIIREACVNRRGKLIIPAFSVGRTQELVYMMDQLSNEGLLPNIPVFVDSPLAIDATEIYMLHPECYDFDLLEYMANDPNPFGFRKLKYTRSVADSKAINNVKGPAIIISASGMMSAGRVKHHLSNNIEDPSTTILVVGYCAEGTLGRRIRDGEKEVRIFGETKAVNAHVEIMDSFSAHGDNSEMLDFLENQDREKLKTIFLVHGEPKKQQAFKESLHSKGFKHIEIPELRDVVKLY, encoded by the coding sequence ATGAAAATTAAATTTTGTGGTGCAGCAGGCACCGTTACAGGAAGTAGTCATTTAATAACTTTAGATGATGGCTTTAAAATACTTTTAGACTGTGGGCTTTACCAAGGCAATGAAAGCAAATACGAAAATTTTAACTACACGTGGGCTTTCAACCCTGCCGAAATAGATGTACTTATACTTTCTCATGCCCACATAGACCACTGCGGTAGAATACCAAAATTTGTAGCTGACGGATACAATAAAGACATTATTTGCACCCACGCCACCAGAAATTTGGCAAATATTATGCTATTAGATAGCGGCTATATACAAGAAAAAGATGTAAGCTATATAAATGAAAGAAGAAAAAGAAAAGGGCTTCCTTCTGTTGAGCCACTTTACACCGTAGCAGAAGCAAAAAAATGTGCAGAAAACTTTGTGGGAATAGGTTATAACAAATGGCATTCTATACATAAAAATGTAGAGGTAAAATTTGTAGATGCCGGACATATTTTAGGAAGTGCCAGCGTAACGCTTCGTATAAAACAAGAGGACGGAAGCTATAAAACTATAGGTTTTAGTGGCGATATAGGCAGACCGCACCGCCCAATTTTAAGAGACCCTCAATTAATGCCACAGGTAGATTATCTTATCTGCGAATCTACTTATGGCGGAGAAGAACACAGCTCTTTGCCTAACGATAAAACCGATTTATTGAGAATAATAAGAGAAGCTTGTGTAAATAGAAGAGGGAAACTAATAATACCCGCTTTTAGCGTAGGTAGAACACAAGAGTTGGTTTATATGATGGATCAACTGAGTAATGAAGGTTTATTGCCTAATATTCCTGTATTTGTAGATAGTCCTTTAGCTATAGATGCTACCGAAATTTATATGCTACACCCCGAATGCTATGATTTTGATTTATTAGAATACATGGCTAACGACCCTAATCCATTTGGTTTTAGAAAACTAAAATATACACGTAGTGTAGCAGACTCAAAAGCTATAAACAATGTAAAAGGACCAGCCATAATTATAAGTGCCAGCGGTATGATGAGTGCCGGCAGAGTAAAACACCATTTAAGTAATAATATAGAAGACCCAAGCACCACCATATTAGTAGTAGGTTATTGTGCCGAAGGAACTTTAGGCAGAAGAATACGAGATGGAGAAAAGGAAGTACGTATTTTTGGAGAAACGAAAGCCGTAAATGCCCATGTGGAAATAATGGATTCTTTTAGTGCCCATGGCGACAACAGTGAAATGCTTGACTTTTTAGAAAATCAAGATAGAGAAAAACTAAAAACTATTTTTTTAGTACATGGCGAACCAAAAAAACAGCAAGCTTTTAAAGAAAGTTTGCACAGCAAAGGCTTTAAACACATAGAAATACCGGAGTTGAGAGATGTGGTAAAGTTGTATTAA
- the nhaA gene encoding Na+/H+ antiporter NhaA, producing MCTMRKDPIDKLLVIPITRFMNNSTTSGILLFASAVLALILANSPLKDVYHHFWENTFSIGFGDFVVSKSLHHWINDGLMSIFFFVVGLELKREVMAGELSRPKDAILPLFAGLGGMIVPALLYLIFNSSGETSTGWGIPMATDIAFALGILYMLGNKVPVSLKVFLTALAIADDLGAVLVIAFFYTSHISMVSLLIGGGFLLVLILANILGVRNTLFYGIVGIAGLWLAFLLSGIHATIAGVLAALTIPANVKIQDTKFIEKIKSLISKFEKSTPNNVTLVTHEQLEILEDIRYYSKGAMTPLQRLEHAMHPLVAFVVMPIFALANAGITFSGDFFNDLSSNVSLGIIFGLALGKFIGIISVSKILVKLKFATLPEGVNWRQMYGVAMLAGVGFTMSLFITDLAFVNPTYIIQAKIGIFMASILCGVGGYFTLRKA from the coding sequence ATTTGTACCATGAGAAAAGACCCAATAGATAAACTATTAGTAATTCCTATTACCCGTTTTATGAATAATTCTACAACCAGTGGAATTTTACTATTTGCATCGGCTGTGCTTGCGTTAATATTAGCAAACTCTCCCTTAAAAGATGTGTACCATCACTTTTGGGAAAACACTTTTTCTATCGGTTTTGGAGATTTTGTTGTTTCTAAATCTCTCCATCATTGGATAAATGACGGCTTAATGTCAATTTTCTTTTTTGTGGTAGGTTTAGAACTAAAAAGAGAGGTAATGGCGGGCGAACTTTCAAGACCTAAAGATGCCATTTTACCCCTTTTTGCTGGATTGGGCGGTATGATTGTTCCCGCGTTATTATATTTAATTTTTAATTCATCGGGAGAAACATCTACCGGCTGGGGAATACCTATGGCTACAGATATTGCTTTTGCCTTAGGCATACTTTATATGCTGGGAAATAAAGTGCCTGTTTCACTAAAAGTATTTTTAACTGCTTTAGCCATAGCCGATGATTTAGGAGCAGTATTAGTTATAGCGTTTTTCTATACTTCTCACATTTCTATGGTAAGCCTTTTAATTGGAGGGGGATTTTTATTGGTACTCATACTTGCCAATATTTTAGGCGTGCGTAATACCTTGTTTTACGGAATTGTAGGAATAGCCGGTTTATGGTTAGCTTTTTTACTTTCTGGTATCCATGCCACTATTGCCGGTGTATTAGCAGCTCTTACTATTCCCGCAAATGTTAAAATACAAGACACAAAATTTATTGAAAAAATAAAAAGCTTAATAAGCAAATTTGAAAAAAGCACGCCAAACAATGTAACGCTGGTTACTCATGAACAATTAGAAATTTTGGAAGACATAAGATATTATTCAAAAGGAGCCATGACACCCCTACAACGCCTTGAACACGCTATGCATCCTTTAGTAGCTTTTGTGGTAATGCCCATTTTTGCCCTTGCCAATGCAGGTATTACTTTTTCTGGAGATTTCTTTAACGACTTAAGCAGCAATGTAAGTTTAGGAATTATATTTGGTTTAGCCTTAGGTAAGTTTATTGGAATTATTTCTGTTTCTAAAATCTTAGTAAAACTAAAATTTGCCACACTTCCTGAAGGTGTTAATTGGCGACAAATGTATGGCGTAGCTATGCTGGCAGGTGTAGGATTTACTATGTCGCTATTTATAACAGATTTAGCTTTTGTTAATCCTACGTATATTATTCAAGCTAAAATAGGCATTTTTATGGCTTCTATCTTATGCGGTGTTGGCGGTTATTTTACTTTACGAAAAGCATAG
- the dnaB gene encoding replicative DNA helicase yields the protein MDEQQDFNKRLSEAIKKNRGNKLESLENAKLLPQARDLEEAVLGAVMLEKGAFDKIVEILVAQSFYVDAHAKIFSAMVMLYNENEPIDILTVNNKLKSTGDLDMVGGSYYIASLTNKVSSSANIEFHARILAQKYLQRELISISSTSLRDAYDETIDVFDLLDKTEAELFELTEKNMKKNTERISSVLMSELDNINERRQSAIGGDFYTGVRSGFEELDKLTAGWQKSDLIILAARPGMGKTAFTLALTRNAAVQNEKAVAFFSLEMSSNQLVSRLISMETEIESDKLRKGTLLEKEWKHLTKNIDTLQKAPIFIDDTPAIGIFELRAKCRRLKAKHDVSLIIIDYLQLMTATNDGKGSGNREQEISYISRSLKGIAKELDVPIIALSQLSRAVESRGGNKRPLLSDLRESGAIEQDADMVIFLYRPEYYKITEDEEGNDCRGIAEIIVSKNRHGELKTVKARFVGQYAKFEDLGNSSFVLPDSFGPSNVITKSSKMNEGDEKSDFDKGFDGFDNATPEDDSTPF from the coding sequence ATGGACGAACAACAAGACTTTAATAAACGACTAAGTGAAGCTATTAAAAAAAATAGAGGAAACAAACTTGAAAGTCTTGAAAACGCTAAGCTTTTGCCACAAGCAAGAGATTTAGAGGAAGCAGTTTTAGGTGCGGTAATGCTTGAAAAAGGAGCTTTTGATAAAATAGTTGAAATATTAGTAGCACAATCGTTTTATGTAGATGCCCACGCTAAAATTTTTAGTGCTATGGTAATGCTGTATAACGAAAATGAACCCATAGATATATTGACCGTAAATAACAAACTAAAGTCAACTGGCGATTTAGATATGGTGGGAGGAAGTTATTATATTGCATCTTTAACCAATAAAGTTTCATCAAGTGCCAATATTGAATTTCATGCCCGAATTTTAGCTCAAAAATATTTGCAAAGAGAATTGATTTCTATAAGTAGTACTTCATTGCGAGATGCTTATGACGAAACGATAGATGTTTTTGATTTATTAGACAAAACCGAAGCAGAGCTATTTGAGTTAACTGAAAAAAACATGAAGAAAAATACGGAACGTATTAGTTCTGTATTAATGAGTGAGTTAGATAATATAAATGAAAGAAGACAAAGTGCTATAGGTGGCGATTTTTATACGGGCGTTAGAAGTGGATTTGAAGAGTTAGATAAATTAACAGCTGGTTGGCAAAAATCTGATTTAATAATATTGGCAGCCCGACCGGGTATGGGAAAAACGGCATTTACTTTGGCTTTAACCAGAAATGCCGCTGTGCAAAACGAAAAAGCTGTGGCTTTCTTTTCTTTAGAGATGTCATCAAACCAATTAGTAAGTAGGCTAATTTCAATGGAAACAGAAATAGAATCTGATAAGCTACGAAAAGGAACGCTACTTGAAAAAGAATGGAAACATTTAACTAAAAATATAGATACCCTTCAAAAAGCACCAATATTTATAGACGATACACCCGCTATTGGAATTTTTGAATTAAGAGCAAAATGTAGAAGATTAAAAGCTAAGCATGATGTTTCTTTAATAATAATAGATTATTTGCAGTTAATGACTGCCACTAACGATGGCAAAGGCTCTGGAAATAGAGAGCAAGAAATATCCTATATTTCAAGAAGTTTAAAAGGAATAGCTAAAGAGCTGGACGTGCCTATTATTGCTTTATCGCAGTTGAGTAGAGCTGTAGAATCAAGGGGAGGAAATAAACGTCCGTTACTTTCTGACTTACGTGAATCTGGAGCTATAGAGCAAGATGCCGATATGGTAATATTTTTATACCGACCGGAATACTATAAAATAACAGAAGATGAAGAAGGAAATGACTGTAGAGGTATAGCTGAAATAATAGTTTCTAAAAACCGACATGGAGAGCTCAAAACCGTAAAAGCGAGATTTGTAGGTCAGTATGCTAAGTTTGAGGATTTAGGAAATTCAAGTTTTGTTTTGCCCGATAGTTTTGGACCAAGTAATGTTATTACAAAATCGTCTAAAATGAACGAAGGAGATGAAAAAAGCGATTTTGATAAAGGTTTTGATGGCTTTGATAATGCCACTCCAGAAGACGATTCTACTCCGTTTTAA
- a CDS encoding flippase-like domain-containing protein: MFLIAWQIQTRTEKYNLLQAFAENFSWSRIYLLFIALVLMPVNIFLESIKWNKLISNFNEKFDMKQAIQSMLCGSFFGFMTPNRVGEFVGRLKPLEPAYRSRALTAGYWGGIAQFLVTFSFGIYMGGKTIVQHANIKSIDSYTVPLAFAIILITSVIYFNLKTVLSWVSKFPLLRKITEKYPVEYEIPKNQLLIILGITLLRYVIYVCQYAIILLFFGVNLPFSLLFSSVSTMLIIHTMFPSVPFIDLGVKGNALMLILRNLTANELGIILSVISIWLINIIIPAIFGYYFFIQTKKKTVE; the protein is encoded by the coding sequence ATGTTTTTGATTGCATGGCAAATTCAAACAAGAACTGAAAAATATAACCTTTTACAGGCTTTTGCCGAAAATTTTTCGTGGAGTAGAATTTATTTGCTTTTTATAGCTTTAGTATTAATGCCTGTCAATATTTTTTTAGAAAGTATAAAATGGAATAAGCTAATTTCTAATTTCAATGAAAAATTTGATATGAAACAAGCCATACAGAGTATGCTGTGCGGTTCTTTTTTTGGATTTATGACACCCAACAGGGTAGGCGAATTTGTGGGGCGTTTAAAACCATTAGAACCGGCATATAGGTCGCGAGCATTAACTGCCGGTTACTGGGGCGGCATAGCTCAATTTTTGGTAACTTTTAGCTTTGGAATTTATATGGGAGGCAAAACTATAGTGCAACATGCCAATATAAAATCTATAGATTCCTATACCGTACCCTTAGCTTTTGCTATTATTTTAATAACAAGTGTTATATATTTCAATTTAAAAACGGTTCTATCGTGGGTTTCAAAATTTCCTTTATTAAGAAAAATAACAGAAAAATACCCCGTAGAATATGAAATTCCTAAAAATCAACTGCTTATAATTTTGGGGATTACTTTATTGAGGTATGTTATTTATGTATGCCAATATGCAATTATTTTGCTGTTTTTTGGTGTCAATTTGCCTTTTAGTTTGTTGTTTTCTTCAGTTTCTACAATGTTGATTATCCATACCATGTTTCCTTCGGTTCCTTTTATAGATTTAGGCGTAAAAGGAAATGCTTTAATGTTAATTTTACGAAACTTAACAGCAAATGAACTCGGCATCATATTGTCTGTAATTTCTATATGGCTAATCAATATAATAATTCCAGCCATATTTGGCTATTATTTTTTTATTCAAACAAAGAAAAAAACGGTAGAATAA
- the ruvC gene encoding crossover junction endodeoxyribonuclease RuvC translates to MAIVEKIILGIDPGTSIFGYGVISIKGKELTLLSLGSVTVNKYDNHQLRLKYIFERVQYLVEEYKPDECAIEAPFYGKNVQSMLKLGRAQGVSMAAVLTRDIPIVEYSPRKVKQAITGNGNSSKEQVAAMLKSICKFDKTPKNLDATDGLAVAVCHHFQTANGINTSGKAKDWSSFIKNNPDRVKK, encoded by the coding sequence ATGGCCATTGTAGAAAAAATAATTTTAGGAATTGACCCCGGCACCAGCATATTTGGATATGGCGTTATTAGCATAAAAGGAAAGGAATTAACCCTATTATCATTAGGTAGTGTAACGGTAAATAAATATGATAATCATCAGCTCAGATTAAAATACATTTTTGAAAGAGTTCAATATCTTGTAGAAGAATATAAACCGGATGAGTGTGCTATAGAAGCTCCTTTTTACGGAAAAAATGTACAAAGTATGCTCAAATTAGGTAGAGCTCAAGGTGTAAGTATGGCGGCTGTGCTTACCAGAGATATTCCTATTGTAGAATATTCTCCAAGAAAAGTTAAACAAGCTATAACGGGCAATGGAAATTCAAGTAAAGAACAAGTGGCAGCTATGTTAAAAAGTATCTGCAAATTTGATAAAACACCTAAAAATTTAGATGCCACAGATGGACTGGCCGTGGCGGTATGCCATCATTTTCAAACGGCAAATGGAATAAATACCTCAGGAAAAGCTAAAGATTGGAGTTCGTTTATTAAAAACAACCCCGATAGAGTTAAAAAATAG
- a CDS encoding HIT family protein, which translates to MSSIFTKIINGQIPSYKVAENDYCYAFLDINPLTKGHTLVIPKKEIDYIFDIEDDLYLELHSFAKKVALAIKKVVPCKRVGVAVLGLEVPHAHIHLVPLVKEDDINFFKPKLQLEATEMTALAHKIAEAFNS; encoded by the coding sequence ATGAGTAGCATATTCACTAAAATAATAAACGGGCAAATTCCGTCTTATAAAGTGGCAGAAAACGATTATTGCTATGCATTTTTAGATATAAATCCATTAACTAAAGGGCATACATTAGTGATACCTAAAAAAGAAATAGACTACATTTTTGACATAGAAGACGATTTGTATTTAGAGCTGCATTCTTTTGCAAAAAAAGTAGCGTTGGCTATAAAAAAAGTAGTGCCATGCAAAAGGGTAGGTGTAGCAGTTTTGGGTTTAGAAGTGCCTCATGCACATATACATTTAGTGCCATTGGTTAAAGAAGACGATATTAATTTCTTTAAACCTAAATTGCAGTTAGAAGCTACAGAAATGACAGCATTAGCTCATAAAATAGCTGAAGCTTTTAACAGTTAA
- the greA gene encoding transcription elongation factor GreA: MNYVYLTKDGYENLKKELHELKTKGRAEAAQAIAEAREKGDLSENAEYDAAKEAQGLLEKKIAEKEDSFARARIIDESKLDTSKVFLLSNVEIKNLKVNKIFKYQIVPAVESDLSQNKLSIESPIAKGLLGKKVGDKVSIKVPAGIIDFEILSISL, translated from the coding sequence ATGAATTACGTTTATTTAACCAAAGACGGTTACGAAAATTTGAAGAAAGAGCTTCATGAGCTAAAAACAAAAGGTAGAGCAGAAGCAGCTCAAGCTATAGCAGAAGCAAGAGAAAAAGGAGATTTATCGGAAAATGCAGAATACGATGCAGCTAAAGAAGCACAAGGTTTATTAGAAAAGAAAATAGCAGAAAAAGAAGATTCTTTTGCAAGAGCTAGAATAATTGACGAGTCTAAATTAGATACTTCAAAAGTATTTTTACTGAGCAATGTGGAGATTAAAAACTTAAAGGTTAATAAAATATTTAAGTATCAAATTGTTCCGGCTGTTGAGTCAGATTTATCTCAAAATAAACTATCTATAGAATCTCCTATAGCTAAGGGATTATTGGGCAAAAAAGTAGGCGATAAAGTATCTATAAAAGTACCGGCAGGAATAATAGATTTTGAAATTCTTTCTATTAGTTTATAA
- a CDS encoding OmpA family protein, whose product MKRILIIFLSIISLNTYAGNPDRIGENGAYELLINGWPRSTGFWDMYAARVTGIEAMRLNPAGLAHLNKMEAAVAHSLWFQGSQTQVTQAGFAGNIGGNNVIGFELQSLNVGELYRTTVGQPDPDNGLGTFKPRFINVGLTYSRMFSNRIYGGATVRLITENVGNVRALGFSIDLGLQYVLGKKENLRFGVALRNWGTPMKYQGDGFTYRGEPQSGADYEGTRSEVPNKFDLPTQLNISASYDFWLGPEYVCNDAYNLHRLTLSAQFTSNSFGKDHFGGGVEYAFKEMFMARVGYRHEQGMYNPDTRTNAYTGFAGGVSVNVPFKQNGPSLGIDYSYRTSNPFGGTHSIGLRFGLGKGGDPCDVSGKDGKDAFKKKKKAVKLTKEESEQIDYIAKNILFETGSADLTDESKQNLDELAKLLKDKESATLNIDAYTDNVGDDDDNKYLSMERAYNVKKYLESKGIDSDRMNSKGHGEENPIDTNDTEEGRANNRRVELSIE is encoded by the coding sequence ATGAAAAGAATTTTAATCATATTTTTATCAATAATTTCTCTAAATACTTATGCCGGTAATCCCGATAGGATAGGTGAAAATGGAGCTTATGAACTATTAATTAACGGTTGGCCACGTTCCACAGGATTTTGGGATATGTATGCCGCCAGAGTAACAGGTATTGAAGCTATGCGTTTAAACCCTGCGGGTTTAGCTCATTTGAATAAAATGGAAGCTGCTGTAGCTCATTCATTGTGGTTTCAGGGTTCTCAAACACAAGTAACCCAAGCAGGTTTTGCAGGTAATATAGGCGGAAATAATGTTATTGGCTTTGAGTTACAATCATTAAATGTTGGCGAGTTATACAGAACTACCGTAGGGCAACCTGACCCGGATAATGGATTAGGTACTTTTAAACCAAGATTTATAAATGTAGGACTAACATATAGTAGAATGTTTTCTAATAGAATATATGGGGGAGCTACAGTGCGTTTAATAACTGAAAATGTAGGGAATGTTAGAGCGTTAGGTTTTTCTATTGATTTAGGATTGCAGTATGTACTAGGAAAGAAGGAGAATCTTAGATTTGGAGTTGCTTTAAGAAATTGGGGAACACCTATGAAATACCAAGGAGATGGTTTTACATATAGAGGAGAACCTCAAAGTGGAGCAGACTATGAAGGAACTCGTTCTGAAGTACCTAATAAATTTGATTTACCTACTCAATTAAATATTTCAGCGTCTTACGATTTTTGGTTAGGTCCGGAGTATGTATGTAATGATGCTTATAATTTGCACAGATTAACATTGTCAGCTCAGTTTACTTCAAATAGTTTTGGAAAAGACCATTTTGGAGGAGGCGTAGAGTATGCTTTTAAAGAAATGTTTATGGCTCGTGTAGGATATAGACATGAGCAAGGAATGTACAACCCCGATACAAGAACAAATGCTTATACCGGATTTGCCGGTGGCGTTTCTGTAAATGTACCATTTAAGCAAAATGGACCTTCTTTGGGTATAGATTATTCTTATAGAACATCTAATCCTTTTGGAGGAACACACAGTATAGGTTTACGTTTTGGTTTAGGCAAAGGTGGAGACCCATGTGATGTAAGTGGAAAAGACGGTAAAGATGCCTTTAAAAAGAAAAAGAAAGCGGTTAAGCTTACAAAAGAAGAATCTGAACAAATAGATTATATTGCTAAAAATATCTTATTTGAAACAGGAAGTGCAGATTTAACAGATGAGTCTAAACAAAATTTAGATGAATTGGCAAAACTATTGAAAGATAAAGAAAGTGCTACTTTAAATATAGATGCTTATACCGATAATGTAGGAGATGATGATGACAATAAATATTTAAGTATGGAAAGAGCATACAACGTTAAAAAATATTTGGAAAGCAAAGGAATAGATTCTGATAGAATGAACTCAAAAGGTCATGGAGAAGAAAATCCTATAGATACAAATGATACCGAAGAAGGTAGAGCCAACAACAGGCGAGTTGAGCTTTCAATAGAATAA